One window of Globicephala melas chromosome 2, mGloMel1.2, whole genome shotgun sequence genomic DNA carries:
- the RHOV gene encoding rho-related GTP-binding protein RhoV — protein sequence MPPRELSEAESSPLRAPTPPSRRGSASPELGIKCVLVGDGAVGKSSLIVSYTCNGYPARYRPTALDTFSVQVLVDGAPVRIELWDTAGQEDFDRLRSLCYPDTDVFLVCFSVVQPSSFQNITEKWLPEIRTHNPQAPVLLVGTQADLRDDVNVLIQLDQGGRKGPVPQPQAQGLAEKIRACCYLECSALTQKNLKEVFDLAILSAIEHKARLEKKLNAKGVRTLSRCRWKKFFCFV from the exons ATGCCCCCGCGGGAGCTAAGCGAGGCCGAGTCGTCCCCGCTCCGGGCCCCGACCCCTCCGTCGCGGCGGGGCAGCGCGTCCCCAGAGCTGGGCATCAAGTGCGTGCTTGTGGGCGACGGCGCCGTGGGCAAGAGCAGCCTCATCGTCAGCTATACCTGCAATGGGTACCCCGCGCGCTACCGGCCCACAGCGCTGGACACCTTCTCCG TGCAAGTCCTGGTTGACGGAGCCCCGGTGCGCATTGAGCTCTGGGACACAGCGGGACAG GAAGACTTTGATCGCCTTCGCTCCCTCTGCTACCCGGATACGGATGTCTTCCTGGTCTGCTTCAGCGTGGTGCAGCCCAGCTCCTTCCAAAACATCACAGAGAAATGGCTGCCAGAGATCCGCACTCACAACCCCCAGGCGCCCGTGCTGCTGGTGGGCACGCAGGCCGACCTGAGGGACGATGTCAATGTACTGATTCAGCTGGACCAGGGAGGCCGGAAAGGCCCCGTGCCTCAACCCCAGGCTCAGGGTCTGGCCGAGAAGATCCGGGCCTGCTGCTACCTGGAATGCTCTGCCTTGACGCAGAAGAACTTGAAGGAGGTGTTTGACTTGGCCATTCTCAGTGCCATTGAGCACAAAGCCCGGCTGGAGAAGAAACTGAACGCCAAAGGTGTGCGCACCCTCTCCCGCTGCCGCTGGAAGAAGTTCTTCTGCTTTGTTTGA